The proteins below are encoded in one region of Levilactobacillus namurensis:
- a CDS encoding metal-sulfur cluster assembly factor, with amino-acid sequence MAAGITTKNDLEDQVVQQLEQVIDSELQVDIVNLGLIYHVAVDADGVCKLSMTLTTMGCPVGNLLADSIREAVLRVAGVHQCDIELVWEPAWDIDRMTRYAKVALGLHD; translated from the coding sequence ATGGCAGCAGGAATTACGACCAAAAATGACTTGGAAGACCAGGTGGTGCAGCAATTAGAACAGGTGATTGATTCAGAACTTCAGGTCGATATCGTCAATTTGGGATTGATCTACCACGTGGCAGTCGATGCTGATGGGGTCTGCAAGCTCTCAATGACGCTGACCACGATGGGCTGTCCGGTCGGTAATTTATTGGCCGATAGCATTCGTGAAGCCGTTTTACGGGTGGCGGGGGTTCATCAATGTGATATTGAGTTGGTTTGGGAACCGGCTTGGGATATTGATCGGATGACCCGGTATGCGAAGGTTGCCTTAGGACTGCACGACTAG
- the feoB gene encoding ferrous iron transport protein B, with protein sequence MPTIALLGNPNTGKTTLFNELTDTYAYVGNWTGVTVDKKIGQLHGSPAKMVDLPGIYSLNPLTKDEAVATDYLLTANPNLILNVTNASQLKRNLLLTIELLESGTPVVLVLNMIDDLYQTPYLLDLPTLAQRLNCQIKTTNARNKQGVAALHQRLLTSLDQPASSTFQLTYPAAVEQALATAVTRLTPRYSATFSRWLAIQFMAQNQTIRDYAQQQHLQALTTAAADYDRQGFERQIFQTRQAFITTTLQAAQRLNPDVRANHLTQRIDEWVTHPLLGLPIFVGIFWLMFKLSFDWIGTPASNLLNTWLSGPITDWANHLLSTLGTLPFLQALLVDGILNGVGGVLTFVPQIFVLFACISILEDSGYMARAALVTDRLMQAFGLNGKSFIPLIIGFGCNVTGVMATRTIEQPKERLITILLSPFMSCSARLPIYSLFVAAFFSRHQAVIVLSLYFLGIVVALAMAKGYQLAFHLKATSDFIIELPQYHLPRVDLILRGTWDKGKGFVKKAGTVIFAGTVLVWLLSNLSWHGMTTDIDQSLAANLGQLLLPLFIPLGVRSWQVVSALITGVMAKETITASMIVLFHLSGQTALVATFSGLFTPLSAYSLLVFILLYIPCFSTLATIKAETGSTKWMLYSGISSFLVAYALATIIFQVGSLFV encoded by the coding sequence ATGCCGACCATTGCGCTCCTGGGTAATCCCAACACGGGAAAAACGACCCTCTTCAACGAACTAACCGATACATATGCCTACGTTGGCAACTGGACGGGCGTCACGGTCGATAAAAAAATAGGTCAGCTACATGGCTCCCCAGCCAAGATGGTTGACCTCCCGGGCATCTATTCGCTGAATCCCCTGACTAAAGATGAAGCGGTCGCGACGGACTACCTTCTGACGGCCAACCCCAATTTAATTCTCAACGTAACCAACGCGAGTCAACTCAAGCGTAATCTCCTATTAACAATCGAATTATTAGAATCGGGAACTCCCGTGGTCTTAGTTCTCAATATGATTGATGACCTTTATCAGACGCCCTACCTCCTTGACCTGCCCACCCTAGCCCAGCGCTTAAATTGTCAAATCAAGACGACCAACGCACGGAACAAGCAGGGGGTGGCAGCTTTACACCAACGACTCCTGACGTCACTGGATCAGCCTGCGTCATCTACGTTTCAGTTGACCTATCCAGCCGCCGTTGAACAGGCGTTGGCCACCGCCGTCACTCGCCTCACTCCCCGCTACTCCGCAACGTTCTCCCGGTGGCTCGCCATTCAATTCATGGCCCAGAACCAGACCATCCGTGACTACGCCCAGCAGCAGCATCTCCAGGCATTGACCACTGCCGCCGCTGACTATGATCGGCAAGGCTTCGAACGGCAAATATTCCAGACACGCCAAGCCTTCATCACGACCACCTTACAAGCGGCTCAACGTCTAAACCCAGACGTACGGGCGAACCACCTCACGCAACGCATTGACGAATGGGTGACCCACCCACTATTGGGCTTACCCATCTTCGTTGGCATTTTCTGGCTGATGTTTAAGCTCTCTTTCGACTGGATTGGGACCCCCGCTTCCAACCTTCTCAACACCTGGCTAAGCGGGCCAATCACTGACTGGGCCAATCATCTGTTAAGCACCTTAGGCACCCTCCCGTTTCTCCAAGCTCTGCTAGTCGATGGTATTTTAAACGGAGTGGGGGGCGTCCTAACCTTTGTTCCCCAAATCTTCGTGCTATTCGCCTGTATCTCTATCCTGGAGGACTCGGGGTACATGGCCCGGGCGGCTCTGGTCACGGACCGCCTCATGCAGGCATTCGGGTTAAACGGTAAGTCCTTCATCCCCCTCATCATTGGGTTTGGCTGCAACGTCACCGGGGTCATGGCCACCCGTACGATCGAACAACCCAAAGAACGGCTGATTACCATTCTGCTATCCCCCTTCATGAGCTGCTCCGCTCGTTTACCCATTTACAGCCTCTTCGTCGCTGCCTTTTTTAGTCGGCATCAAGCCGTTATCGTTTTGTCCCTTTATTTTCTAGGAATCGTGGTCGCCCTGGCCATGGCGAAGGGCTACCAGCTTGCTTTTCACCTCAAGGCCACTAGCGATTTCATCATCGAATTGCCCCAATACCATCTTCCTCGCGTAGACCTTATCCTGCGGGGAACCTGGGATAAGGGGAAGGGCTTTGTCAAGAAAGCCGGCACCGTCATCTTTGCCGGCACCGTCTTGGTCTGGCTACTCTCCAACTTAAGTTGGCACGGCATGACCACTGATATTGATCAGAGTCTGGCCGCTAACTTAGGACAACTACTCCTCCCCTTATTCATCCCTTTAGGTGTCCGGTCCTGGCAAGTCGTCAGTGCCCTAATCACCGGGGTCATGGCCAAGGAAACCATTACCGCCAGTATGATCGTCCTGTTTCACCTGAGCGGTCAAACGGCACTGGTCGCAACCTTTAGCGGCCTATTCACGCCGCTATCAGCCTACAGTCTACTGGTCTTTATTCTCCTGTATATTCCGTGTTTCTCCACACTGGCCACGATCAAAGCCGAGACCGGGTCAACCAAGTGGATGCTTTACTCAGGCATATCCAGCTTTCTAGTCGCTTATGCCTTGGCCACGATCATCTTCCAAGTCGGCTCACTCTTCGTCTGA
- the sufU gene encoding Fe-S cluster assembly sulfur transfer protein SufU, with protein sequence MGLSQLNSLYREVILDHSDHPHNKHALSAVTNTITLKNPTCGDVINLDVQVDDAGMITDIGFTGEGCTISQSSASMMTDAVKGKSREQALAMAKTFSDMVMGKSHSQADLDQLEDAAILSSIMQFPARIKCATLAWWALQRALLSDAKKEE encoded by the coding sequence ATGGGTCTGTCTCAGCTAAATAGTCTCTATCGTGAAGTGATTCTGGACCACTCGGATCATCCCCATAACAAGCATGCGTTGTCGGCGGTCACGAATACCATAACCTTGAAGAATCCCACTTGTGGGGATGTCATCAACCTGGATGTGCAGGTCGATGACGCGGGGATGATTACGGATATCGGCTTTACGGGCGAAGGGTGCACCATCAGTCAGTCGTCGGCCAGCATGATGACGGACGCGGTTAAGGGAAAGTCCCGCGAGCAAGCCCTGGCGATGGCCAAGACTTTTTCGGACATGGTGATGGGAAAATCCCATTCGCAAGCGGATCTGGATCAGCTAGAAGATGCAGCAATTCTCTCGAGTATTATGCAATTTCCGGCGCGTATCAAGTGTGCGACGTTGGCATGGTGGGCGTTACAGCGAGCACTTCTTAGTGACGCCAAGAAGGAGGAATAA
- a CDS encoding helix-turn-helix domain-containing protein, whose protein sequence is MDIDVFIARRKELKLSQVKLCEGICTQATLSKFENNNRIPSLTILSKLCARLGMTVDNLYQSQKNRSAELAATLNLVENQLMTENYRRVLRELEKIDVQDIDAVDLKMQFYYLRGIVNTLVNREPTATLFDFSRILNDLDERHQTILTQLAFMGSGILYARLQQRTAAAFYFERVRHYIETLDFQRAQPTMANYHLRVLMLIYFTAEFYAHQRDYRLSNRLLQTGLVLCSDQHVTYYLPRLKFLAAQNALAEHRPYAAVNQQLDEALAFAHVNHNEVIVLKIAALRSQLKQRETASS, encoded by the coding sequence GTGGATATTGATGTCTTTATTGCGCGGCGTAAGGAGCTGAAGCTTTCGCAGGTTAAGCTGTGTGAGGGTATCTGTACGCAGGCGACACTGAGTAAATTTGAAAATAATAATCGCATCCCGTCACTGACGATTCTGAGTAAGCTTTGCGCGCGATTAGGCATGACCGTCGACAATCTGTATCAGAGTCAAAAAAACCGGTCGGCAGAGCTAGCGGCGACCTTAAATCTGGTCGAGAATCAGTTGATGACGGAAAATTACCGGCGAGTTTTACGGGAATTAGAAAAAATCGATGTGCAGGATATTGATGCGGTTGACCTGAAGATGCAGTTTTACTACCTACGGGGGATTGTGAACACTTTGGTAAACCGAGAACCGACAGCGACCCTCTTTGATTTCTCCCGAATCTTAAACGATCTGGATGAGCGCCACCAGACCATTCTGACGCAACTTGCCTTTATGGGCTCGGGAATCCTGTATGCGCGATTGCAACAGCGCACAGCAGCAGCGTTTTATTTCGAACGGGTGCGCCACTACATTGAAACGTTGGATTTTCAGCGAGCACAGCCGACGATGGCCAACTATCACCTGCGTGTTTTGATGCTGATTTATTTCACTGCGGAATTTTACGCGCACCAGCGGGACTACCGGCTAAGTAATCGGTTGTTGCAGACGGGACTGGTACTGTGTTCTGATCAGCATGTCACCTATTATCTGCCACGGCTAAAGTTTCTGGCAGCGCAGAATGCGTTAGCGGAACACCGGCCTTACGCAGCGGTGAACCAGCAACTAGATGAAGCGTTAGCGTTCGCACATGTTAATCATAATGAAGTGATTGTTTTGAAAATTGCGGCGTTGCGGAGTCAGCTGAAGCAGCGGGAAACGGCGTCATCTTAA
- the preA gene encoding NAD-dependent dihydropyrimidine dehydrogenase subunit PreA: MINKDLGIDFLGVHFENPFCLSSSPVGNCYEMCAKAFDEGWGGVVFKTIGPEHFKVDEVSPRFDELTKEGTPFVGFKNMEQIAEHSLQENLDDLTHLKRDYPTKIVIASIMGTNEQDWVDLAKAVTDAGADMIEMNLSCPQMTSHEMGSDVGTNPELVKKYCAAVKRGSDLPMMAKMTPNITDMVPAAKAALAGGADGIATINTVKSISNLDLDKKVALPIVNGKGSISGFSGKAVKPIALRFIQQLRVAAGLEQLPISGIGGIETWEDAVEFILLGSTTLQVTTGVMQYGYRIVEDMKNGLMHYMEEQGVDHLADLVGLANKNVLPAEDLDRDYKVYPKIDWDKCIGCGRCFVSCFDGAHQAITWDEKTRRPSVDYSKCVGCQLCNLVCPVGAISTGKVEMKPGRQGNIEDVDIESVRLTH; this comes from the coding sequence ATGATTAACAAGGACTTAGGAATCGACTTTCTGGGTGTTCATTTCGAAAACCCCTTCTGCCTGTCCTCATCACCCGTAGGCAACTGTTACGAAATGTGTGCGAAAGCCTTTGATGAAGGCTGGGGTGGGGTTGTCTTCAAGACGATTGGCCCGGAACACTTTAAGGTTGATGAAGTTTCGCCCCGGTTTGATGAACTGACCAAGGAAGGGACACCTTTCGTCGGGTTCAAGAACATGGAGCAGATTGCCGAACACAGTCTTCAAGAGAACTTGGATGACTTGACCCATCTGAAGCGTGATTACCCAACTAAGATTGTGATTGCCTCCATTATGGGGACCAACGAACAGGACTGGGTCGATCTTGCTAAGGCGGTAACGGACGCCGGCGCTGACATGATTGAAATGAACTTATCGTGTCCACAAATGACGTCGCACGAAATGGGTTCTGACGTCGGGACCAACCCTGAATTAGTTAAGAAGTACTGTGCGGCCGTTAAGCGGGGGTCAGACCTGCCAATGATGGCGAAGATGACGCCAAATATCACCGATATGGTACCGGCTGCCAAGGCCGCATTGGCTGGTGGTGCCGATGGGATTGCCACGATTAACACGGTCAAGTCCATTTCTAATTTAGATCTGGATAAGAAGGTCGCGTTGCCAATCGTTAACGGAAAGGGCTCTATTTCTGGGTTCTCCGGTAAAGCCGTGAAGCCGATTGCCTTACGATTCATCCAACAATTACGCGTGGCAGCTGGTCTGGAACAGTTACCGATCTCTGGAATCGGGGGGATCGAAACTTGGGAAGATGCGGTTGAGTTTATCCTCTTAGGATCGACGACCTTACAAGTGACGACCGGGGTTATGCAATACGGTTACCGGATCGTTGAAGACATGAAGAACGGTCTCATGCATTACATGGAAGAACAGGGCGTTGACCACTTAGCTGACTTGGTTGGTTTAGCCAACAAGAACGTCTTACCAGCCGAAGATTTGGACCGGGATTATAAGGTTTATCCGAAGATCGATTGGGACAAGTGTATTGGCTGTGGCCGGTGCTTCGTATCATGTTTCGATGGTGCACACCAAGCCATTACTTGGGACGAAAAGACGCGGCGTCCATCCGTGGACTACAGCAAGTGTGTCGGTTGTCAGTTGTGTAATCTAGTCTGCCCAGTTGGGGCCATCTCCACTGGGAAGGTTGAAATGAAGCCCGGACGGCAAGGCAATATCGAAGACGTTGATATTGAATCCGTACGGTTAACCCATTAA
- a CDS encoding FeoA family protein, whose protein sequence is MQLLSQQTASPHFEVRSLSGLDDLMVRRLHRLGIRSGSRLTVVRQYPFHGPIIIQVDQQRIALRYAIFQALIGGH, encoded by the coding sequence ATGCAACTACTTTCGCAACAGACTGCGTCTCCGCACTTCGAGGTCCGTTCTTTATCTGGACTTGACGACCTCATGGTTCGCCGTCTTCACCGGCTAGGTATTCGTTCTGGTAGTCGCTTAACGGTAGTTCGGCAATACCCCTTCCACGGGCCTATTATTATTCAGGTCGACCAGCAAAGGATTGCCCTGCGTTACGCCATCTTTCAGGCGCTCATAGGAGGCCATTAG
- the sufD gene encoding Fe-S cluster assembly protein SufD — MLVKNTEAAAATLAQAAEQRQEPAWLVDQRVAALAAFSRSRFLRVQRFDYRDWNLFATPTLAYPVATTQTTVGAGSFVQRGTTVIQCELPQDLQDQGVILTDILTAIRTYPELVQPYLMQVIGAETNQLASYHLAYLNAGFFLYVPENVVISDPLTLQLIQDATQPTGLQTHGLIVAGENSQVALTQHLTTQGDLPGTVNQVVEIVAQENSQVTFAAVDELGAQTQVAFQRRANVAANAQVNWAIGLMNQGNTVGQCETDLIGDGAQSDAKVVAITNHDQREGINTKITNHGKHTVGNILQRGVLQGQSELIFNGIGDIIHGAAGAQAEQENRILMMDPGTHGDANPILLIDENDVLAGHAASVGQVDQRELYYLLSRGLDKQTAERLVIRGFLSAVLTAIPSLTVRQQLVQTIERNLRHD; from the coding sequence ATGTTAGTGAAGAATACAGAAGCGGCTGCAGCAACCCTCGCCCAAGCGGCCGAACAACGGCAAGAACCGGCGTGGCTGGTTGACCAGCGGGTCGCCGCCCTCGCGGCCTTCAGTCGGTCAAGGTTCCTGCGCGTGCAGCGCTTCGACTATCGAGACTGGAACCTGTTTGCAACGCCAACACTGGCGTATCCGGTTGCGACCACTCAGACGACTGTGGGGGCGGGAAGTTTCGTCCAGCGCGGGACAACGGTAATCCAGTGTGAGTTACCGCAAGACTTGCAGGATCAGGGTGTGATTTTAACCGATATTCTGACGGCGATTCGGACCTACCCAGAGTTGGTGCAACCGTACCTGATGCAGGTGATTGGGGCTGAGACCAATCAGCTAGCCAGTTATCATCTGGCGTACCTTAATGCGGGCTTCTTCTTGTACGTTCCAGAGAATGTAGTGATCAGCGACCCGTTGACCTTACAGCTTATCCAAGATGCGACGCAGCCGACTGGCCTGCAGACTCACGGGCTCATCGTGGCCGGCGAGAATAGTCAAGTTGCGTTGACCCAACATTTAACCACGCAAGGGGATCTGCCCGGGACCGTGAATCAGGTGGTCGAAATCGTGGCGCAGGAAAACAGTCAGGTGACCTTTGCGGCGGTCGACGAGTTAGGCGCCCAGACGCAAGTTGCCTTTCAACGGCGAGCGAACGTGGCGGCTAACGCACAAGTGAACTGGGCGATTGGGTTAATGAACCAAGGGAATACGGTGGGTCAGTGCGAGACTGATCTGATTGGGGATGGCGCGCAATCCGATGCGAAGGTCGTGGCCATTACCAACCACGACCAACGTGAGGGAATTAATACGAAGATCACGAACCATGGGAAACACACCGTAGGTAATATCTTGCAACGGGGTGTGTTACAAGGCCAATCTGAACTGATTTTTAATGGGATCGGAGACATCATTCACGGCGCTGCCGGTGCACAAGCGGAACAAGAAAACCGGATTTTAATGATGGATCCCGGAACGCACGGCGATGCCAACCCGATTTTGTTGATTGATGAAAATGATGTCTTGGCCGGCCACGCGGCTAGTGTGGGGCAGGTCGATCAGCGTGAATTGTATTATCTCTTAAGTCGGGGATTAGACAAACAAACGGCGGAACGGTTAGTTATTAGAGGGTTCCTTAGCGCCGTTTTGACGGCGATTCCGTCACTAACGGTGCGGCAACAACTGGTACAAACGATTGAAAGGAACTTACGCCATGATTAA
- the sufB gene encoding Fe-S cluster assembly protein SufB yields MVEVPDVVKQDQDYEFGFHDDVQPAYSTGRGLTEETVRQISMAKHEPQWMLDYRLQAYDVYKRLPMPKYGPDLSQLDLKDMLYYQKMTDKKYRDWEEVPEDLKKTFDRLGVPEAERKYLAGSSAQYESEVVYHNMRDDFAKLGIIFTDTDTALREYPELFKKWFGKLVQPTDNKFAALNAAVWSGGSFIYVPKGVQTKTPIQSYFRLNSENSGQFERTLIIVDEGARVDYVEGCTAPNYSSDSLHAAVVEVNVEKDAYCRYTTIQNWSDNVYSLETKRAAAAENATMEWVDGNLGSKVTMKYPSVYLNGEGARGTMLSIAVASNGIKQDSGARMIHNAPNTSSSIVSKSISKTGGSTDYRGTVRFGKKSDGSKAHVECDTIIMDDQSSSDTIPYNEIYNANVAMEHEAKVSKISEEQLYYLMSRGISEAKATEMIIMGFVEPFTKQLPMEYAVELNRLISFEMEGSIG; encoded by the coding sequence ATGGTCGAAGTACCGGATGTTGTTAAACAAGATCAAGATTACGAATTTGGGTTTCACGACGATGTACAGCCGGCCTATTCCACGGGCCGGGGGCTAACGGAAGAGACCGTGCGGCAGATTTCGATGGCCAAGCACGAACCGCAGTGGATGCTGGATTATCGACTGCAGGCTTATGACGTTTATAAACGGTTACCGATGCCCAAGTATGGTCCTGACCTGTCCCAACTGGACCTTAAGGATATGTTGTACTACCAGAAGATGACGGATAAGAAATACCGTGACTGGGAAGAGGTCCCCGAGGACTTGAAGAAAACCTTCGACCGTTTGGGTGTTCCGGAGGCCGAACGAAAATACTTAGCGGGTTCCTCGGCACAGTATGAATCCGAAGTGGTTTACCACAATATGCGCGATGACTTTGCCAAGTTGGGCATTATTTTTACGGATACGGACACGGCGCTACGGGAGTACCCGGAACTGTTCAAGAAATGGTTCGGTAAGTTGGTCCAACCCACGGATAATAAGTTTGCGGCCCTGAATGCCGCGGTATGGTCTGGCGGCTCCTTCATTTATGTGCCCAAGGGGGTTCAGACCAAGACGCCGATTCAATCCTATTTTCGGTTAAATTCCGAGAACTCCGGACAATTTGAACGTACCCTGATCATCGTCGATGAGGGCGCACGGGTAGACTACGTGGAGGGGTGTACGGCACCGAATTATTCGTCAGATAGTCTCCATGCCGCTGTCGTGGAAGTTAACGTTGAAAAGGACGCTTACTGTCGATACACCACGATTCAAAACTGGTCGGACAACGTCTATAGTTTGGAAACCAAGCGGGCTGCCGCGGCTGAGAACGCCACGATGGAGTGGGTCGATGGTAACTTGGGTTCCAAGGTCACCATGAAGTATCCAAGCGTCTACCTGAACGGTGAAGGAGCGCGCGGGACCATGTTGTCGATTGCGGTGGCCAGCAACGGGATCAAGCAGGATTCCGGTGCCCGGATGATTCACAACGCCCCCAATACATCGAGCTCAATCGTGTCGAAGTCTATCTCGAAGACGGGCGGCTCGACGGATTACCGGGGGACGGTTCGGTTTGGGAAAAAGTCGGATGGGTCGAAAGCTCACGTAGAGTGCGACACGATCATTATGGACGATCAGTCTTCGTCGGATACGATTCCGTACAATGAAATCTATAATGCAAACGTGGCCATGGAACATGAAGCTAAGGTCTCCAAGATTTCTGAGGAACAACTCTACTATCTGATGAGTCGGGGAATTTCGGAGGCTAAGGCAACGGAAATGATTATTATGGGGTTTGTGGAACCCTTTACCAAGCAGTTGCCGATGGAATACGCGGTTGAGTTAAATCGGCTGATTAGCTTTGAAATGGAAGGTTCTATTGGTTAA
- the sufC gene encoding Fe-S cluster assembly ATPase SufC, producing the protein MATLEIQDLHVAVEDEEQQTSKEILKGVNLVMTTGEIHAIMGPNGTGKSTLSQTIMGAAAYHVTQGDILLDGESILDMPVDERARRGLFLAMQYPAEIQGVTNAEFLRAAINARRPADDQISVLAFLKELDRNLDLLDMSESMTERYLNEGFSGGEKKRNEILQLLMIKPKFALLDEIDSGLDIDALKVVSKGVNSMRGADFGSLIITHYQRLLNYIVPDVVHVMMDGRIVKTGDASLAKLLEKEGYAGLRDDLQLDVQLVDEN; encoded by the coding sequence ATGGCAACATTGGAGATTCAAGACTTACACGTCGCGGTAGAGGACGAAGAACAACAAACGTCTAAAGAAATCTTAAAGGGTGTTAACTTAGTCATGACGACTGGCGAAATTCACGCCATTATGGGACCCAACGGAACGGGAAAGTCTACGTTGTCCCAGACGATTATGGGGGCGGCGGCTTACCACGTGACCCAGGGAGATATCTTGCTGGATGGCGAAAGCATTCTCGACATGCCGGTCGATGAACGGGCTCGTCGCGGCCTATTCTTAGCGATGCAGTACCCAGCTGAGATTCAGGGCGTGACTAACGCTGAATTCTTACGGGCGGCAATCAATGCTCGGCGTCCAGCAGACGACCAGATTTCAGTGTTAGCGTTTCTTAAAGAACTCGATCGGAATCTGGACCTCTTAGATATGAGCGAGTCAATGACGGAACGTTACCTGAATGAAGGCTTCTCCGGTGGTGAGAAAAAGCGCAACGAAATCTTACAACTCTTGATGATCAAGCCTAAGTTTGCATTATTGGATGAAATCGATTCGGGGTTGGATATCGACGCCCTCAAGGTGGTCTCTAAAGGGGTTAATTCGATGCGTGGCGCAGACTTTGGATCGTTGATCATCACCCACTATCAACGCCTGTTGAACTATATCGTTCCGGACGTCGTTCACGTGATGATGGATGGCCGAATCGTCAAGACCGGGGATGCCTCGCTGGCTAAGCTATTGGAAAAAGAAGGGTATGCCGGATTACGCGACGATTTACAACTTGATGTTCAGCTGGTGGATGAAAATTAA
- a CDS encoding aminotransferase class V-fold PLP-dependent enzyme, with amino-acid sequence MIKSREISATDFSILQQRVNDEPLVYLDNAATAQKPQAVIDALTHFYQHDNANVHRGVHTLAERATAAYEQAREKVQHFIHAPEMETVIFTKGTTDGLNLVASTYGEQQVHAGDEIVISIMEHHSNLIPWQQLAIRKHATLKYIGLTADGELDLADAARQITPRTKIVAVTHASNVLGVVNPLKQLAQLAHQNGAVLVGDGAQAVPHMKVDVQDLDVDFYAFSGHKMMAPTGIGVLYGKKALLAAMSPYQFGGEMIDFVHQQSSTWTQLPWKFEAGTQNIAGSIGLGAAVDYLTAYGMDRVHEREAALVANLLPRLVAMPGVTVFGPHDPAKHTGVITFNLDGLHPHDVATALDMEGVAVRAGHHCAQPLMAALHQVATVRASFYLYNTQADVERLLTAIQETKEFFNHGSVSAK; translated from the coding sequence ATGATTAAGTCACGGGAAATATCAGCAACTGATTTTTCGATTCTGCAACAACGGGTTAACGATGAGCCGTTGGTCTACCTGGATAACGCCGCGACGGCCCAGAAGCCGCAGGCGGTCATCGATGCGTTGACGCACTTCTATCAACATGATAATGCTAACGTCCACCGTGGTGTTCACACGTTGGCTGAACGAGCAACGGCTGCCTATGAGCAGGCCCGAGAAAAGGTGCAGCACTTTATTCATGCCCCGGAAATGGAAACGGTCATTTTCACCAAGGGGACCACGGACGGTCTGAACTTAGTGGCCAGTACATACGGTGAGCAACAGGTCCACGCGGGTGATGAGATCGTTATTTCGATCATGGAACACCACAGCAACCTGATTCCTTGGCAACAGTTGGCCATTCGCAAGCACGCTACGTTGAAGTACATTGGTTTGACCGCTGATGGGGAACTAGACCTAGCCGATGCGGCGCGTCAGATTACACCGCGGACTAAGATCGTCGCGGTGACCCATGCTAGTAACGTCTTAGGTGTGGTGAATCCCCTTAAGCAGTTGGCGCAGTTGGCTCATCAGAACGGGGCGGTGTTAGTCGGGGACGGTGCCCAAGCTGTCCCACATATGAAAGTGGATGTGCAGGACCTCGACGTTGATTTTTATGCCTTTTCCGGGCATAAGATGATGGCCCCGACTGGTATTGGTGTGTTATATGGCAAAAAAGCGTTATTGGCCGCCATGTCGCCGTACCAATTTGGCGGTGAGATGATTGATTTTGTGCACCAGCAGTCGAGTACTTGGACGCAGCTGCCCTGGAAGTTCGAAGCGGGGACGCAAAATATTGCGGGGAGTATCGGATTGGGCGCAGCAGTCGATTATTTGACGGCCTATGGAATGGATCGGGTCCACGAACGGGAAGCCGCCTTGGTTGCGAATCTCTTACCTCGGCTGGTCGCTATGCCGGGAGTAACGGTTTTTGGCCCGCATGACCCGGCTAAGCATACGGGCGTGATCACCTTCAATCTCGACGGTCTCCATCCCCACGACGTCGCCACCGCTTTGGATATGGAGGGAGTCGCCGTCCGTGCGGGTCACCATTGTGCCCAACCTTTAATGGCGGCTCTGCACCAGGTTGCGACGGTCCGTGCGAGCTTTTATCTGTACAACACGCAAGCGGACGTGGAACGTCTATTAACCGCAATCCAAGAAACAAAGGAGTTCTTTAATCATGGGTCTGTCTCAGCTAAATAG